In Vibrio bathopelagicus, one DNA window encodes the following:
- the helD gene encoding DNA helicase IV, translating to MQLSANKTAQFFIQNEYHQVELDGPRLLLSSVGSEERIPFTIWSGKIAIKRGLFWGSLQFFANQQDGQQRSWLVQGLPWDQCRQFARASVAAYQRWHDTQCEQLAEHVPQWEAELTRLEQLPAFLPHSKVNIWVDMVNSDLESMNMSLEEAAQRMPNRVARMKPWLSETEIKQADRNQQWLETERKNWEVLFAQCESSPLNLSQQYAVLMNDDHNLILAGAGSGKTSVLTARVAYLLQSHQAQAEELLLLAFGREAAQEMKQRLDSKIGLSAEKVQVNTFHQLGLKILNQVETERVVISPLALDDNQRQAWCIDWLKKHWMTPTNFKRWQKHLSKWPIAYLTGDDELGSHVSNLKLIGWLEKQLEQLNASGLSKKEVQQQLIDHRDYTRLNSELSLCWPCVTAWQKALKEENHIDFSTMISRATQYVEKGKFVSPWKFIMIDEYQDISPDRLALVEALCNQSKSEYQASIFAVGDDWQSIYQFAGADVDLTTGFKDRFESSTIHHLDTTYRFNNQLGAVANRFVQENPIQLPKELNSFKQQKQKAVYSSSSKDVEKILDQLNRQAKGKQNKSVMLLGRNHYHKPELLEDWKKIFTSIDLKFMTCHASKGKEADFVIILCVDEGQFPAKKKQLHIDGALTESSDVFPYAEERRLFYVAMTRAKEKVWITHSGDGSGFVQELHGSDYPVVRKK from the coding sequence TATTTGGAGTGGCAAGATCGCGATAAAGCGCGGATTGTTCTGGGGATCGTTACAGTTCTTTGCCAATCAACAAGATGGTCAACAGCGTAGTTGGTTAGTACAAGGTTTACCTTGGGATCAATGTCGTCAATTTGCTCGTGCGTCGGTTGCCGCTTATCAACGTTGGCACGACACTCAATGTGAGCAGCTTGCAGAACATGTTCCGCAATGGGAGGCTGAGTTGACGCGTCTTGAGCAACTGCCAGCTTTCCTTCCTCACTCTAAAGTGAACATCTGGGTCGACATGGTCAATTCAGACTTAGAAAGCATGAATATGAGCTTAGAGGAAGCCGCTCAGCGCATGCCAAATCGTGTTGCTAGAATGAAACCGTGGTTGTCTGAAACTGAAATCAAACAAGCTGACAGAAACCAGCAATGGCTAGAGACTGAAAGAAAGAATTGGGAAGTGTTGTTTGCTCAATGTGAGTCGTCTCCATTGAATTTGTCGCAGCAATATGCGGTTTTGATGAACGATGACCATAACTTAATTCTTGCGGGTGCTGGTTCGGGTAAAACCAGTGTTCTGACAGCTCGTGTCGCGTACTTGTTGCAAAGCCATCAAGCGCAAGCTGAAGAGTTACTGTTGCTTGCCTTTGGTCGTGAAGCGGCTCAAGAAATGAAACAGCGTCTCGACAGTAAAATTGGTTTGTCAGCAGAGAAGGTGCAAGTCAATACTTTCCACCAGCTAGGCTTGAAGATTCTGAATCAGGTTGAAACCGAACGTGTTGTCATTTCTCCATTAGCCTTAGATGACAATCAACGCCAAGCTTGGTGCATTGATTGGCTTAAAAAACATTGGATGACGCCAACCAACTTCAAACGTTGGCAAAAGCACTTATCTAAATGGCCAATAGCTTATCTGACTGGCGATGATGAACTCGGAAGTCACGTTTCTAATCTGAAATTGATTGGTTGGCTAGAGAAACAGCTTGAGCAGTTGAATGCATCGGGTCTATCAAAGAAAGAAGTACAACAGCAGCTTATCGATCATAGAGACTACACGCGTCTTAATAGTGAATTATCACTGTGTTGGCCTTGTGTTACCGCGTGGCAGAAAGCGTTAAAAGAAGAGAATCATATCGACTTCTCGACCATGATCAGCCGTGCGACTCAATATGTCGAGAAGGGCAAGTTTGTCTCTCCTTGGAAATTCATCATGATCGATGAATATCAAGATATCTCACCAGACCGTTTAGCCTTGGTTGAAGCCTTGTGTAATCAATCTAAATCAGAGTATCAAGCCTCTATTTTTGCCGTAGGTGATGACTGGCAGTCCATTTATCAATTTGCTGGAGCGGATGTTGATTTAACGACTGGCTTTAAAGACAGGTTCGAAAGTTCGACGATCCACCATTTAGATACCACTTATCGATTTAACAATCAGTTAGGTGCGGTTGCGAATCGCTTTGTGCAAGAAAACCCGATTCAATTGCCAAAAGAACTGAACAGCTTTAAGCAACAGAAACAGAAGGCGGTTTACAGCTCATCAAGCAAAGATGTTGAGAAGATCCTCGATCAGCTGAACAGGCAGGCTAAAGGCAAACAAAACAAGTCCGTTATGTTGTTGGGCCGTAATCACTACCATAAACCGGAACTATTGGAAGATTGGAAAAAGATCTTCACCTCGATCGATCTGAAATTTATGACTTGTCACGCCAGTAAGGGTAAAGAAGCGGATTTTGTGATTATACTTTGTGTAGACGAAGGTCAATTCCCTGCGAAGAAGAAGCAACTTCATATTGATGGTGCTTTGACGGAATCGTCAGATGTCTTCCCTTATGCTGAAGAGCGACGTCTGTTCTACGTGGCAATGACACGTGCGAAAGAGAAAGTTTGGATTACGCATAGTGGTGATGGTTCGGGCTTCGTACAAGAACTTCACGGTTCAGATTATCCGGTCGTTCGTAAAAAATAG